TCGATCCTGATATCTTCATTCATCTATACCGTAACGATGATTGGATGCTCGACCGTGAAGATGACTTCTTGCGTAACTACCACGAAGAGTCTGGCTTTAGCTACACGCTATATGATGTAAACAACCCACCGGTTGATGGCGTGGCAAAACTGTTCTTTACGCACCCTTCTCAAGATCATGAATACTTGGTGAAGTTTGAAGAAGAGCTCAACGACAAGTTTGGTGACCAGCTGAACATTGCATTCTCAACCCCATGGTGTTTAGAAGTGATGGCTGCTGATGTATCGAAAGGGGATGCTCTGAAAGTCATCGCTGAGTCGTTGGATCTGAAATTGGAAAACTGTATTGCATTTGGCGATGGCATGAACGATGTCGAAATGCTGCAAATGGCTGGTCGTGGACTGGTGATGGCGACTTCTCACCAACGCGTGAAAGACGCCTTACCTAATAATGAAGTAATTGGCAGTAATGCAGATGATGCCGTTGCCCACTACTTGCAAGATCATTTGTTATAAAGAGCGACCGCAAACATAAGGCAGCATTGGCTGCCTTTATTGACGGGCAGGCAGATGTTCTTTGGTCAAAATCGCCTGCCACTCCTCTTCTGATACGGGCATCACCGATAGGCGGTTGCCGCGTTTTACCAACGCAAAATTCTCCAGTTCTGGCATCGCTTTCAGCACAGACAAGGGAATAACTCTTTCCGTCTTACGTACAAACTCGATATCAACCATAAACCAGCGTGGATTCTCAACGCTCGATTTAGCGTCGTAGTAATCACTTTCGATATCAAAAGCAAAATGGTCTGGATAGGCCGCTTTCACCACCTTTGCAATCCCAGCAACGCCAATATTCTTGCAAGAGGAGTGGTAAATCAGCACCCAATCGCCTTCTTTCACCTCATCACGCAACATGTTCCTAGCTTGATAATTGCGTACTCCTTCCCAGCAGGCGACCTTTTGTGTCCGCAATGTGTCAATAGAGAAGGTGTCAGGTTCTGTTTTGAACAACCAATATGCCATAATGTCCTCAATATCAGTTCGGATAAGGAAGATATAGCATGAAGGCACTCAGAAACCCAGCGATGCTGGTCAGCCTTTTCGCTTTGCAGGCTTGCTCCACCATCGATTTTTGGCCAGACGATCAAACAGAGCAAGCAAAGCAGCCTCTGGCGAATTTAGAGCAACCTAACACCATAAAACCACTGCCCTTTGTCTTACGTGGCGAGGTTATCCTTGGTCATGAAGCACAATCTATCCAACCTTGTGGCAGTGAATTGCAATACTGGCTATCCATTGACAATGATAAGTTGCAGCAAGCGATGCACCTGACCCACACCCCTTATCAACCTATGTATGGTGAAATGGTTGGTCATTTAGAGACATCGAGTCAGGAAGGCTTTGATGGTGATTACAACGCTCGCTTCGTGGTCTCGCAAATTAATATGCTCAGTGCTGAGAAT
This is a stretch of genomic DNA from Vibrio panuliri. It encodes these proteins:
- a CDS encoding EVE domain-containing protein; translated protein: MAYWLFKTEPDTFSIDTLRTQKVACWEGVRNYQARNMLRDEVKEGDWVLIYHSSCKNIGVAGIAKVVKAAYPDHFAFDIESDYYDAKSSVENPRWFMVDIEFVRKTERVIPLSVLKAMPELENFALVKRGNRLSVMPVSEEEWQAILTKEHLPARQ
- a CDS encoding Cof-type HAD-IIB family hydrolase → MTTLRKDTPFQLVASDLDGTLLAPDHKLSAYSKQTLKDLHEKGFTFIFATGRHHVDVAGIREHVGIPAYMVTSNGARVHDQHNKLMYSNNVPMDLVKQVIDTIKVDPDIFIHLYRNDDWMLDREDDFLRNYHEESGFSYTLYDVNNPPVDGVAKLFFTHPSQDHEYLVKFEEELNDKFGDQLNIAFSTPWCLEVMAADVSKGDALKVIAESLDLKLENCIAFGDGMNDVEMLQMAGRGLVMATSHQRVKDALPNNEVIGSNADDAVAHYLQDHLL